In a genomic window of Anomalospiza imberbis isolate Cuckoo-Finch-1a 21T00152 chromosome 5, ASM3175350v1, whole genome shotgun sequence:
- the SELENOO gene encoding protein adenylyltransferase SelO, mitochondrial codes for MASVLRSARRFPPPLLRAASGPAMQQPEGGGGWLGALRFDNLALRSLPVDASEESGPRPVPGACFARVRPSPLQNPRLVAMSLPALALLGLEAPAADPAAAEAEAAQFFSGNRVLAGAEPAAHCYCGHQFGSFAGQLGDGAAMYLGEALGPRGERWEIQLKGAGITPFSRQADGRKVLRSSIREFLCSEAMFHLGIPTTRAGTCVTSDSKVVRDVFYDGNPKNERCTVVLRIASTFIRFGSFEIFKPPDEYTGRKGPSVNRNDIRIQMLDYVISTFYPEIQEAYSDNTVQRNAAFFKEITKRTARLVAEWQCVGFCHGVLNTDNMSIVGLTIDYGPFGFMDRYDPEHVCNGSDNTGRYAYNKQPEICKWNLGKLAEALVPELPLEISQLILEEEYDAEFEKHYLQKMRKKLGLIQLELEEDSKLVSELLETMHLTAGDFTNIFYLLSSFSVDIDPSKFEEILEELTSQCASVEELKVVFKPQMDPRQLSMMLMLAQSNPQLFALIGTKANINKELERIEQFSKLQQLTADDVLSRNKRHWKEWLEKYRARLQKEIESVGNADAWNTERVKVMNSNNPKYILRNYIAQNAIEAAENGDFSEVRNVLKLLEHPFQEAEGFQEVKEDAEEEGATAAAAVCSQETRSKQSYCSKPPLWASELCVTUSS; via the exons ATGGCCTCGGTGCTGCGCAGCGCCCGCCGCTTTCCCCCGCCGCTGCTGCGGGCGGCGTCGGGCCCGGCCATGCAGCAGCCCGAGGGCGGCGGGGGCTGGCTGGGTGCGCTGCGCTTCGACAACCTGGCTCTGCGCTCGCTGCCCGTGGACGCCTCGGAGGAGAGCGGCCCGCGGCCCGTGCCCGGCGCCTGCTTCGCTCGGGTGCGGCCCAGCCCGCTGCAGAACCCGCGGCTCGTGGCCATGTCGCTGCCGGCGCTggcgctgctggggctggaggcgCCCGCGGCCGacccggcggcggcggaggccgaggccgcgCAGTTCTTCAGCGGGAACCGGGTGCTGGCGGGCGCGGAGCCCGCGGCGCACTGCTACTGCGGCCACCAGTTCGGCAGCTTCGCGGGGCAGCTGGGCGACGGCGCCGCCATGTACCTGGGCGAGGCGCTGGGCCCGCGGGGCGAGCGCTGGGAGATCCAGCTCAAGGGCGCCGGCATCACCCCCTTTTCCCG ACAAGCTGATGGTCGGAAGGTCCTGCGGTCGAGCATCCGGGAGTTCCTGTGCAGCGAGGCCATGTTTCACCTGGGAATACCAACCACACGGGCTGGCACCTGCGTCACATCTGACTCCAAAGTCGTTCGGGACGTATTTTATGATGGGAATCCAAAAAATGAAAGGTGTACAGTTGTTCTGAGAATAGCCTCTACATTTATAAG ATTTGGCtcttttgaaatttttaagCCCCCTGATGAATACACAGGACGCAAGGGTCCCAGCGTTAACCGGAACGACATTCGAATACAGATGCTTGATTATGTGATCAGCACTTTCTACCCAGAAATCCAGGAGGCTTATTCAGACAACACTGTTCAGAGGAATGCTGCTTTCTTCAAAGAG ATAACCAAGCGGACAGCGAGGTTGGTTGCTGAGTGGCAGTGTGTGGGGTTTTGCCATGGCGTGCTGAATACAGATAACATGAGCATCGTTGGACTAACCATTGACTATGGCCCTTTTGGGTTTATGGACAG GTATGACCCTGAGCATGTTTGCAATGGTTCTGATAATACAGGGCGCTATGCTTACAACAAACAGCCAGAGATTTGCAAGTGGAACCTGGGAAAACTTGCTGAAGCTTTAGTTCCAGAGTTGCCCTTGGAAATAAGCCAACTCATCCTGGAAGAGGAATATGATGCAGAATTTGAGAAACACTATTTGcagaagatgagaaaaaaacTAGGCCTAATCCAACTGGAATTAGAAGAAGATAGTAAGCTGGTATCTGAACTGCTTGAAACCATGCATCTCACAG ctggagacttcacaaatattttttacttgCTGAGTTCGTTCTCAGTAGATATTGATCCTTCAAAATTTGAAGAAATCTTAGAAGAGCTTACAAGTCAGTGTGCTTCTGTGGAAGAACTGAAAGTTGTTTTTAAACCACAGATGGATCCAAG ACAACTGTCAATGATGCTGATGTTGGCTCAGTCTAATCCTCAGCTGTTTGCATTAATTGGAACAAAAGCTAATATCAATAAAGAACTGGAACGCATTGAACAGTTCTCTAAACTGCAGCAGTTAACAGCAGATGATGTACTtagcagaaataaaagacaCTGGAAGGAATGGCTGGAAAAATACAG AGCCCGTTtgcagaaagaaatagaaagcgTTGGTAATGCTGATGCCTGGAACACTGAGCGTGTCAAGGTCATGAATTCAAACAATCCAAAATATATCTTGAGAAATTATATTGCCCAGAATGCCAtagaagcagctgaaaatggGGATTTCTCAGAG GTAAGAAATGTACTGAAGCTTTTAGAACATCCATTTCAAGAAGCAGAAGGTTTCCAGGAGGTAAAGGAAGATGCAGAAGAGGAGGGAGcaactgctgcagcagctgtttgTTCTCAAGAGACCAGAAGCAAACAATCATATTGCAGCAAACCTCCACTGTGGGCTTCGGAGCTCTGCGTTACGTGATCTTCATAA